One region of Phragmites australis chromosome 18, lpPhrAust1.1, whole genome shotgun sequence genomic DNA includes:
- the LOC133899708 gene encoding CRIB domain-containing protein RIC10-like: MAYKMKGVFKGLKVISQIFVVKEHQMEIGYPTNVKHVAHIGWDSPTGSAASPIWMNDMKGSPDFSSLSNNGPSAGTSWASQDFDEPRDISPFGIFPENTSQEATPYPDIPKPPRKSRRKKSKHDSPRVSTRSSRSSRSRSKSSVSSTAETIGVDGMQHEIRTV; the protein is encoded by the exons ATGGCGTACAAGATGAAAGGTGTCTTCAAGGGCCTCAAGGTCATCTCTCAGATCTTCG TGGTCAAGGAGCATCAGATGGAGATCGGTTATCCGACTAACGTGAAGCATGTCGCGCACATCGGTTGGGACAGCCCAACTGGGAGTGCAGCTTCTCCTATCTGG ATGAATGACATGAAGGGATCACCGGACTTTTCATCGCTGAGCAATAACGGGCCGTCGGCAGGAACCTCCTGGGCTTCTCAAG ATTTTGATGAGCCTCGAGATATATCACCCTTTGGTATATTTCCAGAAAATACTAGTCAAGAAGCAACACCGTACCCTGACATACCAAAGCCACCCAGGAAATCCAGAAGGAAGAAATCCAAGCACGATTCACCGAGGGTGTCCACAAGATCGTCAAGGTCATCAAGATCAAGGTCCAAAAGCTCAGTTTCATCTACGGCTGAAACTATTGGTGTCGATGGCATGCAACATGAAATCCGGACTGTATAG